A segment of the Halovivax limisalsi genome:
ACCGACAGCCGTCGACGGGGCGAACGCCACCGCGTTCGTCCTGCCAGATTCGCCCTCGTCGGTCCTCGAGTCGATCGAGGGGGCGGACGAGCGGATCCGACTCGCCGCGTACACTGTTACCGACGGACGGATCGCGCGGGCGCTCGAGGACGCGCTCGAACGCGGCGTCTCGGTCGAGGTCCTCGTCGAGGCGAGTCCGGTCGGCGGCCACGAGCGCGCGACCGACGACCACCTCTCGGACCTCGCCGCGGCCGGTGCGTCCGTCCGCTCGATCGGCGTCGAGGCCCCTCGCTACGCCTTTCACCACCCCAAGTACGCCGTGATCGACGACCGGGTGCTCGTGACGACGGAGAACTGGAAGCCCGCCGGCGTCGGCGGCGCGGCGAGTCGCGGCTGGGGCGCCGTCGTCGAGAGCCCGACCCTCGCGAGCGAACTCGCCGCCGTCTTCGAGGCGGATGCCACCGGCCACGACACGGTGCCCTGGACCGAGTACCGAACTCGCGCCTCGTTCGTCGAGACTGATCCGGCGACCGGGGCGTTTCCGACGAACCACGACCCGGCGTCCGTCGACGCCGAGCGCGTCGAACTCCTGCTCTCGCCCGACAACGCGGCGGGGCGAATCGAGACGCTGATCGACGACGCGGATGACTCGATCCGCATCGTCCAGATGCGAATCGATGGCCCCGACAACCGGTTCCTCGAAGCGGCGATCGACGCGGCACGGGACGGCGTCTCCGTCTCGATCGCACTGGACGACTCGTGGTACGTCGCGGACGAGAACCGCGACCTCGTCGAGCGACTCGAACGGCTCGCCGACCGCGAGGCCCTTCCCATCGAGGTCCGCCGGATCGACGGCGGCGACCGATTCGACCGGATTCACGCGAAGGGGCTGGTGATCGACGGCGAGACGACGGTGCTGGGCAGCCTCAACTGGAACGACGAGTCGATGACCGAGAACAGGGAGGTGGTGCTCGTCCTCCACGGCGAGGAGCCGGCGAACTACTACGCCGAGGTGTTCGACGCGGACTGGGGCGGTCGGGAGGCGTGGACGGTGCCGCTGACGCTTCTCGTCGCGGCGCTCGGGGCCGTCGCGGTGGTCGTCCTGATCGTTCACCGCCGACTCGCGTTCGAGTCCTCGTCCGGACCGGATCGGCCGGGGTCGTCAGTTCGTCCGGCTTCGGTGGGGCAATCGCGTCCGCCGCGGCCGATCGTGATCGAGCGAGACGGCGATAGGCCGCTCCTGACGGGGTCGGACAACGCCGATACACTCGGGACCGACTCGAAGCCCGATCGCGTCGATCGATCGGCGAACCGGTCACGTTCGACGGGTCGCCGGCGATCGGCAGATCGGCCCGACGCGGTTCGGTCCCGACCACCGACCCGATCGTCGACGTGCGAGGACGCCGACGCGACCGATCACTCGCCATCGAACCCGCGCACTTAACGCGCGAAATCGGACAGCCGGGCCGGTATCGCCGTCGCCGTCGACGGACCGATCAATGACCGCCGAACCTGGTTCCGACATTGCTTGCTGGGACGACCGCGTGGAGGGTGCGTTCGACCCGCGGGTCGTCGCCCTGATCGTCGTTCTGTCCGGGCTGGCAGCCTCGGTGAACGTCCCCTACGGCGGGTTCGCGTTCGCCGCCGCGGCCTTTCTCCTGCTCTGTGCCGCGGGGCTCCTCGCGCATTTCGCCGGCCAGCGTCGACTGCAACGAATCACGGCGGGACTGGCCGCCCACTGGGAGGCCCACGGCGCGACCGTCGAAGGGATCACCCGGGATCGCGGCTGGTCGCGGACCGCGTGGGTCGTCCACACCACCGCCGGGCCGATCACGGTCTCCGGACTCGCGCTCGCGCCGCTGTCGAAGGTCTCGATCGAGTGGGAGGGGACCGGTGACGTGCTCGCCGCGACCGACGCGGAGGAGCGCCTGGACTCGCTCGCCGCGGAGTGGTACCAGGAAGTGCGGTACGCGACCACGAACTGACGGTGAGTTCCGTTCGGGTCGTGATTAACCGGTGTTCTTCATGCCGGCCGCGATGCCGTGCACGGTCAGCCGCAGCGTTCGTTCCTCGACGTCGGTGCGATCCGATCGAGCGAGCAGCGACGTCTGGAGGAGGTTCAGCGGGTCGACGTAGGGGTTGCGACGCCGGGTCGACTCGGCGAGCCAGTCGCGGGTGTGCAGGCCGTCCCGACGGCCGATCGTCGTGACCAGTTCGACCGCTCGTTCGTACTCTTCGCTCAGCAGCGGGACGAACGTCTCCCGGAGGTCGTCCTCGGCGAGGGCGGCGTACTCGGCGGCGATCTCGAGGTCGGTCCGGGCGAGCGAGAGCGCGGCGTTGTCGAGCGTGGTCCGGAAGAACGGCCACTCGTCGTACATCGTCTGCAAGACCGAGATATCGCCCCCGTCCTCGAGGTAGGCGTCGATCCCCGTCGCCAGGCCGTACCACCCGGGCAGGATGCACCGCGACTGGGTCCACGAGAAGACCCACGGGATCGCCCGGAGGTCTTCGACCGTCCGTTCGCCGCTTCGCGACGCGGGTCGTGAGCCGAGGTCGAGTTTCTCGATGACCGTGATCGGGGTGGCCTGTTCGAAGTACCGGACGAAGCCGTCGCGCTCGAGCAGATCGCGGTACGCCGTCCGGGCCGCCTCAGCCGTCCGTTCCGCGGCGTCGAGCCACGCCTCCTCGATCGACTCCCGGGGCTGCTCGATCGCGCGCTTGCGGGCGCGAAGTTGCGCGTTCAGCATCTGCTCGAGGTTTCGCCGTGCGATCTGCGGGTGACCGTACTTCTCGGCGATCGACTCGCCCTGTTCGGTGAACTTCACCTGGCCGGAGACGGTTGCGTTGGGCAGGGCGAGCAGCGCCTCGTTCATCGGCCCGCCGCCGCGCGAGATCGACCCGCCGCGCCCGTGGAAGAGTCGCAGCGTCACGTCGTGATCCTCGCAGATCCGCGCGAGGCGGCGTTGCGTTCGATAGAGCGACCAGTTGGCCGCGAGGAAGCCGTTTTCCTTGTTCGAGTCGGAGTAGCCGAGCATGATCTCCTGGGTGCCCCCGCGAGCGGCGAGCGCCTGCGCGTAGGCCTCGTTCTCGAACAGCGTCCCGACGATGCGACGCGCCCCGGAGAGGGCGGCCTCCGTCTCGAGCAGCGGGACGACGTCGATGCCGGCGTAATCCGGCAGGGAGACGACGCCGGCCTGGTCGGCAAGAAAGAGCACTTCGAGGACGTGGCTCGGCTCCTCCGTCATCGAGATGCAGTAGGTGTCGATCGCCTCCGGTCCGTAGGTCGACTGCCAGTCGGCGAGCCGGTCGAACAGTTCGAGGACGCGAGCCGACGACTCGGAGAGGCCGTCGGTATCGCCGAGGTCGATCACGGGCTCGTCCTGGAGGATCGCGTCGGTCAGCAACTCGACGCGCTCGGCTTCGTCCCGGTCCCGGTAGTCGATTCCCTCGCGCTCGAAGGCCTCGACGAGCGCGTCGGTGTGTTTCGCCCGGTGATCGCGCAGGTCCAGGCTGGCGAGCGAGAAGCCGAACGTCTCGACCTGTCGCCGGAGCGGGTCGACGTGGACCGACGCGACCGACTCGGCGTCGTTGGCACGCAGGCTCTCCGCGATCGTGGTCAGGTCCGCGAGCAACTCCTCGGCGTCCGCGTACCCGCCGGGGCGAACGTCGCCGATCCGATCGAGGCGTTCGCGGACGAGGGCGACCTTCTGTCGGTAGGGCTCGTCCGGGTAGCGAGTCTCGTATCGCCGCGCACACTCCGGCAGTCGGTCGCGATCCGCCGCGAGCGATTCCTCGAAGTTGTCACCGACCGCGAGCCGGCGACCCTCCTGGCTCAGGCTGCCCAACAGCCGCTCGAGCGCATCGTCGTAGCGCCGCAGGATCGCCTCGCGCTGGCGTTCGAGCGTGTTCGCGGTCACCTCGGGCGTGACGTACGGGTTGCCGTCGCGGTCGCTCCCCGCCCACGATCGGAACCGAACGACCGTCGGGACGTCCAGGCCGCCCTCGACCGCCTCGTCGAGGACCCGCTCGAGTTCGTCGTAGACATCGCCGACGACGTCGAAGAGCGTGTGCTCGGCGTACCACTGGACGTTACGCGCCTCGTCCGCGACCTCGGGTTTTCGACGACGGACCTGCGGCGTCCCCCAGAGGCTCGTCACCTCCGCGTCGATCGCCCGCCAGACGCGGTCCGCGTCCCCGTCGGTGAGCAGGCGCTCGTCGAGGGTCTCGAGCTGGTTCGAAATCGTCCTGCGTTTGGCCTTCACCGTCTTCCGTCGCGCCTCAGTCGGGTGGGCGGTGAACGTGGGTTCGATCAGGACGTCCTCGAGAACGCCCTCGACCGTCGACCCGTCGAGTTCGGCGAGGGCGTCGGCCGCCGCGACGAGGCCGTCGTCGAGGTCGCCCGACTGGGACCGCCGACGGATCGACCGGACTCGTTCGCGCTCTTCTGCCAGGTTGACGAGTTCGAAGTACGTCGCGAACGCGCGAGCGACCGTCCGCTCGTGGGCGGGTGACAGGTCGTCGAGTTCGCGACGGAGCGGTTCCCGGCTGTCCAGTTCGTCAGCCCGGTAGTCGATCGCGGCCGTGCGACACGATTCGACGGCCTCGAAGGCCTCGGTCGAGGTCTGACGCGTCAGGACGTCGCCGAGCACGCGCCCGAGATCGCGGACGTCGCGGGAGAGGTTCCTGTTGTGCAGTCGCATGGGTTGGACCACGCCAGGCGGTCGTAAAAACGGTGGCGTCGACCCGGATATTGCCGGTCACCCGTCTCGGCACGCCCCACGGGTATCGACGCGAGGCCGGCAACTCGGTCGTCCGCGACGCGTCGCCCGAAGCGGTCGGCTATAGCGGCGCTCGCTCAGTCGTCCAGGGGCGCGGCGCTGGAGAGCGCCTCGTCGATCTCGGCGTCGGCCATCTTCTCGACGAGGGCGTCGATGACGGCCTCGCGCTTGCCCGTGACGAACTTGATCGAGCCGACGACGAGGTGGCCGCCGCCGGAGACGCCCGCGCCGGGCACCTCCGCTTTGAGTTCGGCGACCATCTCCGGAATGTCGAGTCTGACGCCGTCGCTTCGGAGGACGGCGAAGTCCGGGCCGTACCCCACCGTGATCACCGGGTCGCCCGTCTCCTCGATCTTTTGATCGTGGATCTCGCCGGTGGTCTTGCCCGGCGCGGGGTAGGTGAATCGATGGGCGTAATCCTCGACGTCGATCCGGTAGAGGTGGGCGCCGTTCTCGAGCGACTCGTGTTCGAGGTGGGGCGTGGCCGCCTCGAGTTGTCGGTCGACCGCCTCGCGCCCCGTCCCGGAGAACAGCGAGACGAGTTCGTCGTGGTGGTCGGGTGCACAGTCGATGCCGAGGATGTCGGTGATGAGGTGGTCGCCGGGGCTGTAGCGCAGCCAGTGGGCGGCGTAGTCCAGCGCCTCGCTGACGTCTTGCAGGTGCGTCTCGTCGAAGTCCGCGTCCGCCGCGAGGTCGATGTAGTCGCTCATCGCGTCGGCCTTCGACCGGTCGGCCAGGCCGGCGACGGCGGGGAGGTGGCGGATCTCGTCGGTGAGGTCGGGGTAGATCATCCGCGCGAGTTCGACGCAGAGCATCCCGGTCGTGATCCGGTAATCCTCGTCGTGGAGGTACGGATTCACGTGGGCGTCGAGGAGGTCCTCGACGGCGGTCGGGTCCGGGTGGTGGTGATCGATCGCCAGGATCGGAATGTCGTAGTGAGCGAGCGTCTCGTAGGCGGGGACGTCCTCCTCGGTCGAGCCGTTGTCCAGCATCAGCAAGAGCGGCAACTGCTGGCCGTGTTTTGCGCGGTCTTCCAGCGCGTAGGTGAGATCGCGCGTGGCGTCTTCCATCTCGTAGAACGGCGCCTTGCTCGGCAGGCGCTTGATCAGGTGTCGCGGCGCGTCGGCGTCCTCGTGAACGTCCGCGATGAATCGCTCGAGGGCGAGCTGGACCGGGACGGCCGCGCACATCCCGTCGCCGTCGGCGTGGTGTCGGACCCGGATCGGCCGCCCCTCGAGAACGGTCCGTCGGAGGCGTTCGGCGACGCCTCGGAGTTCCTCGAAGAGCGGTTCGAACGCGGGCCACTCGATCAACGGCTCGACGTCGGCGGGTTCGGCACGGTCGGCGTGGGCCGCTTCGAGCCGGTCGCGCGCCTCGGTTTCGGCCTCGTCGGTGAGCACGGAGAGGCCGTCGACCTCCAGCTGGATCGAGCCCTCGTGGCGCTCGACGGTGGCGGTGAGTCTGACGATCGAGCCGACCGAGGCGGCGGGGTAGGCGCGCACGCCGGCCTGTTCGAACGCGGCGGCCGTGACGACGCCGTATTCGTCGGCGACGTGGAAGATGGTCGGGCCGCCCGTCTGTTTGATCTGCACCACCTCGCCTTCGAAGGTGATCTGCTCGCCGACGTTCGCTTCGAGCCGATTCGTCCCGGTGAGCGACACCTCGTGGTCGACCGGTTCGACACTTGCGTCGTCGAGGTCGACGGCCGCCGGCGCGAACGAGAGGTCGCCGTTCTCGCGGACGTCTTCGAGTTCGACGGCGAGTTCGTCGCCGACGTGGTAGGTTCCTTCGAGGACTGACTCGTGGACGAGGCCGGAGATGTCGTCCGCGAGATCGACGAAGATACCGTACTCGACGATACCGTTGATCTCGGCGAGATAGGGCGTCTCGTGCTCGAGCTCGTCGGGGGTACACGCCGAGTCGAGATCGTAGACGACCGCCTCGCGTTCCGTGCCGTCGCCGTCGGCGGTCTCGTGGGTCATCGTTGCCGGTCGTTTGCGACCGGCGCGTATAACGCTTATCAAGGAGCGCCAGAAACGAGCCCGGGCGCGTTTTTCGCCCCCCATCGGCGACGTCCCGGCGCTGGGGTCGGAAACCCCGCCCGACTCCGCAACGTTTAGCAACGCCGCGCCCGGATGGAGGGCCATGGGGCTGCTCTCGTCGCTGTTCCGCTCGAGCGAGATTCTCGGCATCGCCGAGGAGACCCTCGAGTTCGCCGTCGAGTCCTCCGCCGAAACCCATCCCAACGAGTACATGGGGTTTCTCCGGGGGACGGAGGCGAGCCGACTCGGCCTCGATCGCGACGGCCTGATCATCACCGACGTGCTGGTGGTGCCGGGCACCGAGTCGAACAGCGTCAGCGCGACGGTCAAATCGAGTTCGATTCCGAACGACACGAAAGCGCTGGGGAGCATCCACTCGCATCCGAACGGCGTGCTCCGTCCGAGCCAGGCCGACCTCGGCACGTTCGGTCGCGGATCGGTGCACGTGATCGTCGGCGCGCCGTACGGCCGCCACGACTGGCAGGCCTTCGACTCGAGCGGCGAGCCGACGACGCTGTCGGTGATCGACGTCGATCTGCCCGACTCCGAGGACTTCTTTCACTTCACCCAGCAGGACATCGACGAGGAGTTACAATGGAACGAGCGATAGTCGCGGAACGGACGATAGAGCGGCCGCGCCGCGGTATCGAGCCCGTCGGTTCGAGCGGCGGTGACGGGACCGAACGCGAACGAACCGGTCGCGGCCACCGTCGCGGGGGCGACCCGAAGTGATGCGCGTCGTCGCCCAGGGGACGTTCGACCTCGTCCACCCCGGCCACGTCCACTACCTCCGCGAAGCGGCCGCGATGGGCGACGAACTCGTCGTCATCGTCGCCCGCCGGACGAACGTCGACCACAAGGAGCGACCGATCTGCCCAGCCACGCAGCGACGCGACGTCGTCGACGCGCTCGAGCCCGTGGACCGCGCGATCCTCGGCCACGAGTCCGATATCTTCGTCCCCATCGAGGAGCTCGAGCCCGACGTCATCGCGCTGGGCCACGACCAGCACCACGACGAGGAGGCGATACTGGCCGAGCTGGATCGCCGCGGCATCGACTGCGAGCTCAGGCGAGCGAGCGGGACCGAACCCGGCGAGGACGAACTGTACTCGACCCGCAAGATCGTCGATCGGATCATCGACCGCCGGGGCTAACAGTTCGGACGAACGACTTGGGTACCGTCCCCGATCTCGCCCCGTTCTCGAAACCTAGTATCCGAACCCGAAGGCGCGATTCGCGGTCAGTGCCAGAAACGAGGCCACGAAGGGGATCGCGAGCGATCCGAAGGCGGTCTCCCAGCCGAACAGGTCGGCGGTGAGGCCGACGC
Coding sequences within it:
- a CDS encoding phospholipase D-like domain-containing protein, which produces MTGAASDRRRGVGADSASALLLLVLVVALAPSTVAGLAAPASAGATAVVDGPDPDAGVAPAVKPDGTTPDCPVTIDATDRPDRPRIIALYPNPPTEGNEGEYVVLDVPRGGRATPLTLTDGHANATIPADLPADRVALTRWPNETATLTDLPVVPVEGSLRLAADGDELTVLDAGDPVESVVYDRAPEGELWHRGGEATATTTADGSHRVYRGTWWPQDATCREPTAVDGANATAFVLPDSPSSVLESIEGADERIRLAAYTVTDGRIARALEDALERGVSVEVLVEASPVGGHERATDDHLSDLAAAGASVRSIGVEAPRYAFHHPKYAVIDDRVLVTTENWKPAGVGGAASRGWGAVVESPTLASELAAVFEADATGHDTVPWTEYRTRASFVETDPATGAFPTNHDPASVDAERVELLLSPDNAAGRIETLIDDADDSIRIVQMRIDGPDNRFLEAAIDAARDGVSVSIALDDSWYVADENRDLVERLERLADREALPIEVRRIDGGDRFDRIHAKGLVIDGETTVLGSLNWNDESMTENREVVLVLHGEEPANYYAEVFDADWGGREAWTVPLTLLVAALGAVAVVVLIVHRRLAFESSSGPDRPGSSVRPASVGQSRPPRPIVIERDGDRPLLTGSDNADTLGTDSKPDRVDRSANRSRSTGRRRSADRPDAVRSRPPTRSSTCEDADATDHSPSNPRT
- the ppc gene encoding phosphoenolpyruvate carboxylase; amino-acid sequence: MRLHNRNLSRDVRDLGRVLGDVLTRQTSTEAFEAVESCRTAAIDYRADELDSREPLRRELDDLSPAHERTVARAFATYFELVNLAEERERVRSIRRRSQSGDLDDGLVAAADALAELDGSTVEGVLEDVLIEPTFTAHPTEARRKTVKAKRRTISNQLETLDERLLTDGDADRVWRAIDAEVTSLWGTPQVRRRKPEVADEARNVQWYAEHTLFDVVGDVYDELERVLDEAVEGGLDVPTVVRFRSWAGSDRDGNPYVTPEVTANTLERQREAILRRYDDALERLLGSLSQEGRRLAVGDNFEESLAADRDRLPECARRYETRYPDEPYRQKVALVRERLDRIGDVRPGGYADAEELLADLTTIAESLRANDAESVASVHVDPLRRQVETFGFSLASLDLRDHRAKHTDALVEAFEREGIDYRDRDEAERVELLTDAILQDEPVIDLGDTDGLSESSARVLELFDRLADWQSTYGPEAIDTYCISMTEEPSHVLEVLFLADQAGVVSLPDYAGIDVVPLLETEAALSGARRIVGTLFENEAYAQALAARGGTQEIMLGYSDSNKENGFLAANWSLYRTQRRLARICEDHDVTLRLFHGRGGSISRGGGPMNEALLALPNATVSGQVKFTEQGESIAEKYGHPQIARRNLEQMLNAQLRARKRAIEQPRESIEEAWLDAAERTAEAARTAYRDLLERDGFVRYFEQATPITVIEKLDLGSRPASRSGERTVEDLRAIPWVFSWTQSRCILPGWYGLATGIDAYLEDGGDISVLQTMYDEWPFFRTTLDNAALSLARTDLEIAAEYAALAEDDLRETFVPLLSEEYERAVELVTTIGRRDGLHTRDWLAESTRRRNPYVDPLNLLQTSLLARSDRTDVEERTLRLTVHGIAAGMKNTG
- a CDS encoding DHH family phosphoesterase, which translates into the protein MTHETADGDGTEREAVVYDLDSACTPDELEHETPYLAEINGIVEYGIFVDLADDISGLVHESVLEGTYHVGDELAVELEDVRENGDLSFAPAAVDLDDASVEPVDHEVSLTGTNRLEANVGEQITFEGEVVQIKQTGGPTIFHVADEYGVVTAAAFEQAGVRAYPAASVGSIVRLTATVERHEGSIQLEVDGLSVLTDEAETEARDRLEAAHADRAEPADVEPLIEWPAFEPLFEELRGVAERLRRTVLEGRPIRVRHHADGDGMCAAVPVQLALERFIADVHEDADAPRHLIKRLPSKAPFYEMEDATRDLTYALEDRAKHGQQLPLLLMLDNGSTEEDVPAYETLAHYDIPILAIDHHHPDPTAVEDLLDAHVNPYLHDEDYRITTGMLCVELARMIYPDLTDEIRHLPAVAGLADRSKADAMSDYIDLAADADFDETHLQDVSEALDYAAHWLRYSPGDHLITDILGIDCAPDHHDELVSLFSGTGREAVDRQLEAATPHLEHESLENGAHLYRIDVEDYAHRFTYPAPGKTTGEIHDQKIEETGDPVITVGYGPDFAVLRSDGVRLDIPEMVAELKAEVPGAGVSGGGHLVVGSIKFVTGKREAVIDALVEKMADAEIDEALSSAAPLDD
- a CDS encoding Mov34/MPN/PAD-1 family protein, coding for MGLLSSLFRSSEILGIAEETLEFAVESSAETHPNEYMGFLRGTEASRLGLDRDGLIITDVLVVPGTESNSVSATVKSSSIPNDTKALGSIHSHPNGVLRPSQADLGTFGRGSVHVIVGAPYGRHDWQAFDSSGEPTTLSVIDVDLPDSEDFFHFTQQDIDEELQWNER
- a CDS encoding FAD synthase; translation: MRVVAQGTFDLVHPGHVHYLREAAAMGDELVVIVARRTNVDHKERPICPATQRRDVVDALEPVDRAILGHESDIFVPIEELEPDVIALGHDQHHDEEAILAELDRRGIDCELRRASGTEPGEDELYSTRKIVDRIIDRRG